In one window of Lynx canadensis isolate LIC74 chromosome B3, mLynCan4.pri.v2, whole genome shotgun sequence DNA:
- the SKOR1 gene encoding SKI family transcriptional corepressor 1 yields MALLCGLGQVTLRLWAPLPAQSENKIGFRAAGAILRSGGMEALTTQLGPGREGNSSPNSKQELQPYSGSSALKPNQVGETSLYGVPIVSLVIDGQERLCLAQISNTLLKNYSYNEIHNRRVALGITCVQCTPVQLEILRRAGAMPISSRRCGMITKREAERLCKSFLGEHKPPKLPENFAFDVVHECAWGSRGSFIPARYNSSRAKCIKCGYCSMYFSPNKFIFHSHRTPDAKYTQPDAANFNSWRRHLKLSDKSATDELSHAWEDVKAMFNGGTRKRTFSLQGGGGGGANGGSGGQGKGGAGGGGGPGCGAEMAPGPPPHKSLRCGEDEATGPPGPPPPHPQRGLGLAAGAGGPAGPGGPGGGAGVRSYPVIPVPSKGFGLLQKLPPPLFPHPYGFPTAFGLCPKKDDPVLGAGEPKGGPGTGSGAGTGTGGGAGGPGSGHLPPGAGPGPGGGAMFWGHQPSGAAKDAAAVAAAAAAATVYPTFPMFWPAAGSLPVPPYPAAQSQAKAVAAAVAAAAAAAAAAAGGGGPESLDGAEPAKEGGLGSEERCPSALSRGPLDEDGADEALPPPLAPLPPPPPPARKGSYVSAFRPVVKDAESIAKLYGSARDAYGAGPARGPGPGAGSGGGYVSPDFLSEGSSSYHSASPDVDTADEPEVDVESNRFPEDEGALDEADPGAPSAPSTAGGQDADQPVGPPSTTSSGADGPTDSPDGGSPRSRRRPGLPAASRSTFGDLAADDVVRRPERSPPSGGYELREPCGPLGGPAPAKVYAPERDEHVKSAAAALGPAASYLCTPEAHEPDKEDNHSTADDLETRKSYPDQRSISQPSPANTDRGEDGLTLDVTGTQLVEKDIENLARDELQKLLLEQMELRKKLEREFQSLKDNFQDQMKRELAYREEMVQQLQIVRDTLCNELDQERKARYAIQQKLKEAHDALHHFSCKMLTPRHCTGNCSFKPPLLP; encoded by the exons ATGgctttgctgtgtggccttgggcaagtcactctCCGTCTCTGGGCCCCACTTCCTGCACAATCCGAAAACAAAATTGGGTTCCGAGCTGCCGGGGCAATCCTGAG GAGCGGCGGCATGGAGGCTCTCACCACTCAGCTGGGGCCGGGGCGCGAGGGCAACTCCTCACCCAACTCGAAGCAGGAGCTGCAACCCTACTCAGGCTCCAGCGCTCTCAAACCCAACCAGGTGGGCGAGACGTCGCTGTACGGGGTGCCTATCGTGTCTCTGGTCATCGACGGCCAGGAAcgcctgtgcctggcacagatctCCAACACTCTCCTCAAGAACTACAGCTACAATGAGATCCACAACCGCCGTGTGGCCCTGGGCATCACGTGCGTGCAGTGCACGCCCGTGCAACTGGAGATTCTGCGTCGGGCCGGGGCCATGCCGATCTCCTCGCGCCGCTGCGGTATGATCACGAAGCGCGAGGCCGAACGCCTGTGCAAGTCGTTCCTGGGCGAGCACAAGCCACCCAAGCTGCCCGAGAACTTCGCCTTCGATGTGGTGCACGAGTGCGCGTGGGGCTCGCGTGGCAGCTTCATCCCTGCGCGTTACAACAGCTCGCGTGCCAAGTGCATCAAGTGCGGCTACTGCAGCATGTATTTCTCGCCTAACAAGTTCATCTTCCACTCGCACCGCACACCCGACGCCAAGTATACGCAGCCCGACGCCGCTAACTTCAACTCGTGGCGCCGTCACCTCAAACTCAGTGACAAGTCGGCCACAGATGAACTGAGCCACGCTTGGGAGGACGTCAAGGCCATGTTCAATGGCGGCACGCGCAAGCGGACTTTCTCGCTGcaaggaggcggcggcggcggtgctAATGGCGGGTcgggtgggcaggggaagggcggtGCTGGCGGCGGGGGCGGCCCCGGGTGTGGCGCAGAGATGGCCCCAGGCCCGCCGCCCCACAAAAGCCTGCGCTGCGGCGAAGACGAGGCTACCGGACCTCCTGGGCCGCCTCCTCCCCATCCGCAGCGGGGACTTGGTCTAGCGGCGGGAGCCGGCGGCCCGGCGGGCCCTGGAGGGCCTGGTGGCGGCGCCGGCGTTCGCAGCTACCCAGTGATCCCAGTGCCCAGCAAGGGCTTTGGCCTCTTGCAGAAACTGCCCCCGCCGCTTTTCCCTCACCCCTATGGCTTCCCCACGGCCTTCGGCCTCTGCCCCAAAAAGGACGACCCGGTGCTAGGTGCGGGCGAGCCCAAGGGCGGTCCAGGCACCGGGAGCGGCGCAGGCACGGGCACTGGCGGAGGCGCGGGCGGGCCAGGATCCGGCCATTTGCCCCCGGGGGCAGGCCCTGGCCCTGGTGGCGGCGCCATGTTCTGGGGTCACCAGCCCTCTGGGGCAGCCAAGGACGCAGCGGCCGTGGCTGCAGCGGCCGCCGCAGCCACCGTGTACCCGACGTTTCCCATGTTCTGGCCGGCGGCAGGCAGCCTCCCGGTACCGCCCTATCCAGCCGCGCAGAGCCAAGCCAAGGCGGTGGCGGCCGCTGtagcggcggcggccgcggcggcggcggcggctgccggcggcggcggccccgaGTCCCTGGACGGTGCCGAGCCGGCCAAGGAGGGCGGCCTGGGCTCAGAGGAGCGCTGCCCGAGCGCGCTGTCCCGCGGGCCGCTGGACGAGGACGGCGCGGACGAGGCGCTGCCGCCGCCCCTGGCCCCACTGCCCCCGCCTCCTCCGCCTGCACGCAAAGGCTCCTACGTGTCGGCCTTCCGACCGGTGGTCAAAGACGCCGAGAGCATCGCCAAGCTCTACGGTAGCGCCCGCGACGCGTATGGCGCCGGGCCGGCTCGTGGGCCAGGGCCGGGCGCAGGGTCCGGCGGCGGTTACGTGAGCCCAGACTTTCTGAGCGAGGGCAGCTCCAGCTACCACTCCGCCTCGCCCGACGTGGACACTGCTGACGAGCCCGAGGTGGACGTGGAGTCCAACCGCTTCCCCGAGGATGAGGGCGCTCTGGACGAGGCGGATCCCGGAGCACCCAGTGCGCCCAGCACGGCAGGCGGCCAGGACGCGGACCAGCCCGTAGGGCCCCCGTCTACCACCTCCTCGGGCGCCGACGGTCCCACAGACTCCCCCGATGGCGGCAGCCCCCGCTCCCGGCGCCGCCCGGGGCTGCCCGCAGCCAGCAGGTCAACATTTGGGGACCTGGCTGCCGACGACGTGGTGCGGAGACCTGAGAGGAGCCCGCCGAGCGGCGGCTATGAGCTGCGAGAGCCTTGTGGGCCGCTGGGGGGCCCCGCGCCGGCCAAG GTGTACGCGCCAGAGCGGGACGAGCACGTGAAGAGCGCGGCAGCGGCGCTGGGGCCCGCGGCCTCCTACCTCTGCACCCCCGAGGCCCACG AACCAGATAAGGAAGACAATCACTCGACCGCCGACGATTTGGAAACGAGGAAATCCTATCCAGACCAAAGGAGTATCTCCCAGCCAAGTCCCGCAAATACAGACCGAG GTGAAGATGGGCTCACCTTGGATGTCACAGGAACTCAGCTAGTGGAGAAAGATATCGAGAACCTGGCCAGAG ACGAATTGCAAAAACTGCTCCTGGAGCAAATGGAGCTCCGCAAGAAGCTGGAGCGAGAATTTCAGAGTCTCAAAG ATAATTTTCAGGATCAAATGAAGAGGGAATTGGCTTATCGAGAAGAAATGGTACAACAGCTGCAAATTGTCAGAG ACACTCTGTGTAACGAACTCGATCAAGAGCGGAAGGCGCGCTATGCTATCCAGCAGAAATTAAAAG AAGCCCACGACGCCCTGCACCACTTCTCCTGCAAGATGCTGACGCCCCGCCATTGCACTGGCAACTGCTCCTTCAAGCCCCCGCTGTTGCCCTAG